A DNA window from Paraclostridium bifermentans contains the following coding sequences:
- the rplI gene encoding 50S ribosomal protein L9 has protein sequence MKVILLKDIKGTGKKGDVKEVSDGYARNFLFPKKLAVQAGNTELKELKEKQTSQQIKEQKEYEAAVELGKKMEEMNITMYSKAGDGGRLFGSITSKDIAAQIKKEHGIDVDKRKVILDEPIRVLGSRFVEIKIHQKVVTKMRVDVKEKQ, from the coding sequence ATGAAAGTTATATTATTAAAAGACATAAAAGGAACAGGAAAAAAAGGTGATGTAAAGGAAGTTAGTGATGGATACGCTAGAAACTTTTTATTCCCTAAAAAATTAGCAGTTCAGGCTGGAAATACAGAGTTAAAAGAATTAAAAGAAAAACAAACATCTCAACAAATAAAAGAACAAAAAGAATACGAAGCAGCAGTTGAATTAGGAAAGAAAATGGAAGAAATGAATATAACTATGTATTCTAAAGCTGGTGATGGTGGAAGATTATTTGGTTCTATAACATCTAAAGATATAGCTGCTCAAATAAAAAAAGAACATGGAATAGATGTAGATAAGAGAAAAGTTATATTAGATGAGCCTATAAGAGTTTTAGGTTCAAGATTTGTTGAAATAAAAATACATCAAAAAGTAGTTACTAAAATGAGAGTAGACGTAAAAGAAAAACAATAA
- the dnaB gene encoding replicative DNA helicase has translation MEDIGRIPPHSVESEQSILGSILLDKEAIITVTETIKPEDFYKEAHKIIYECMMKLNNKNEPIDLITLTEELKKQGHLEDIGGISYITSLSTIVPTTSNVKYYADIVKEKSVLRKLIRVSNDILNLGYDSSIKVEDILEKAEKQIFDISQEKSSEDFQTINSVLMDTYDTIEKLYTNKEDITGITTGFDDLNKKTNGLQRTDLLLVAARPAMGKTAFSLNLVQNAALKGDASVAVFSLEMSKEQLVQRMLSAQSHVELKKIKTGNLDENDWPRIIDAMSVLSNANIYIDDTPGIKIGELRSKCRKLKIEKGLDLILIDYLQLMEGDGGNESRQQEISKISRSLKIIAKELNCPVVALSQLSRAPEQRSDHRPMLSDLRESGAIEQDADIVMFLYRDEYYHPDSERKNIGEIIIAKNRHGETGSVELVWLGEIQKFANKAREM, from the coding sequence ATGGAGGATATAGGTAGAATTCCTCCACATAGTGTGGAGTCTGAGCAATCTATACTAGGATCTATACTATTAGATAAAGAAGCTATAATAACTGTTACAGAAACTATAAAACCTGAAGATTTTTATAAAGAAGCTCATAAAATTATTTATGAGTGCATGATGAAGCTAAACAATAAAAATGAGCCTATAGATTTAATAACTCTTACTGAAGAGTTAAAGAAGCAAGGTCATCTAGAGGATATAGGAGGAATAAGCTATATAACTAGCTTATCTACTATAGTACCTACAACTTCTAATGTTAAGTATTATGCAGATATAGTGAAAGAGAAATCAGTTTTAAGAAAGCTTATAAGAGTATCTAATGATATATTAAACTTAGGATATGATAGTTCAATAAAAGTAGAAGACATTTTAGAAAAAGCAGAAAAGCAAATATTTGATATATCTCAAGAAAAATCTAGCGAAGATTTCCAGACTATAAATTCAGTACTTATGGATACATATGACACTATAGAAAAGTTATATACTAATAAGGAAGATATAACTGGAATAACTACTGGATTTGACGACTTAAATAAGAAAACCAATGGACTACAAAGAACAGACTTGCTACTTGTTGCAGCACGTCCTGCAATGGGTAAAACAGCATTTTCTCTTAACTTAGTCCAAAATGCAGCACTTAAAGGTGATGCATCTGTAGCTGTATTTAGTTTAGAGATGTCAAAAGAACAATTAGTTCAACGTATGTTATCTGCACAATCTCATGTAGAATTGAAAAAGATAAAAACTGGTAACTTAGATGAAAATGACTGGCCTAGAATTATAGATGCTATGTCTGTTTTATCTAACGCCAACATATATATAGACGATACACCTGGTATAAAAATAGGTGAATTAAGATCGAAGTGTAGAAAATTAAAAATTGAAAAAGGTTTAGACCTAATTCTTATAGATTACCTTCAACTTATGGAAGGTGATGGAGGGAATGAAAGTAGACAACAAGAAATATCTAAAATTTCTAGATCTTTGAAGATAATAGCTAAGGAATTGAATTGTCCTGTAGTAGCATTATCTCAGTTATCACGTGCACCAGAACAAAGATCAGACCATAGACCTATGTTATCCGATTTAAGAGAATCTGGAGCTATCGAGCAGGATGCAGATATAGTAATGTTCCTATACAGAGATGAATATTATCATCCTGATTCAGAAAGAAAGAATATAGGAGAAATTATAATTGCTAAAAATAGACATGGTGAAACTGGATCAGTTGAACTTGTTTGGTTAGGTGAAATACAAAAATTTGCAAATAAAGCTAGAGAAATGTAA
- a CDS encoding acetamidase/formamidase family protein — protein MNFINKENHTFTFSSLNNPVLKVKSGSNVVFETHDCMCSQITCSDDNMDSIDFDRVNPATGPLYIENSMPNQTLKVSINSIELKGNALAMTGPGVGVLGNKLDTMTHNILKIENEKALFNNLELPLNKMIGVIGVAPSDNKSINCGTPGSHGGNMDCKIIAEGSSVYLPISIEGSLLSLGDIHAVMGDGEIGVSGAEIGALVDVKVEVIDNLTIKNPILETEDAYYTVASAETLDDAYEIAIEDMFDILLPKCNLSKNDLVMLMSLTSDIEVCQVVDPLKTIRFKVKKDILSQLNIDKLI, from the coding sequence ATGAACTTCATAAACAAAGAAAATCATACATTTACATTTTCAAGCTTAAATAATCCAGTTCTTAAAGTAAAATCAGGAAGCAATGTAGTTTTTGAAACTCATGATTGCATGTGTAGCCAAATAACATGTAGTGATGACAATATGGATAGTATAGATTTTGATAGAGTAAATCCAGCAACTGGACCTTTATACATAGAAAATTCTATGCCTAACCAGACTTTAAAAGTTAGTATAAATTCTATTGAACTAAAAGGAAATGCTCTTGCCATGACAGGTCCTGGAGTTGGAGTTCTTGGTAATAAACTAGATACTATGACTCATAATATTTTAAAAATAGAAAATGAAAAAGCTTTATTTAATAATTTAGAACTTCCTCTAAACAAAATGATTGGTGTTATAGGTGTTGCCCCAAGCGATAATAAGTCTATAAATTGTGGAACTCCTGGTAGTCACGGTGGTAACATGGACTGTAAGATTATAGCTGAGGGTTCTAGTGTATATCTTCCTATATCAATAGAAGGATCTTTATTGTCTCTTGGAGATATCCATGCTGTTATGGGTGATGGTGAGATCGGCGTAAGCGGAGCTGAAATAGGAGCTCTAGTTGATGTAAAAGTTGAAGTAATAGATAACTTAACAATAAAGAATCCTATCTTAGAAACTGAAGATGCTTATTATACTGTAGCTTCTGCTGAAACATTGGATGATGCTTATGAAATCGCTATCGAAGATATGTTTGATATTTTACTTCCTAAATGCAACTTATCTAAAAATGATCTAGTTATGCTAATGAGTTTAACTAGTGATATAGAAGTTTGCCAAGTTGTTGATCCTTTAAAAACTATTAGATTTAAAGTTAAAAAAGATATTTTAAGTCAATTAAATATAGATAAATTAATATAA
- a CDS encoding ATP-binding protein produces MLDVELMSNIARFARVFVEYLIFIKILNCLEVKKYKKIYIDIIFLLIGALDATIMFNMATQYYGFINNLKWIVFILFAKLNYKVSYFKSLLYYLTYTTANYIISGFIFDISYFIITGGTPYTLITSEHNLTIIFIIENTISMFINMCYISKIKKLRSIDKEKLNIIIIICCIISNFSVALINTLPSVLYMVKIDLYSQVNGFNINTTPKLSFLSSFLLLMIVFKIIKDIKEKSEERLLKEKIDIQYKYYLNLQESQNKVKKLYHDINNHIFCIKNLSSEKEDVNKYINEMSKELNEFKEIHNTGNMILDIILNEKQNICNENNIDLTCDVNFSKCNFIEMTDVCSIFSNILDNAIEACNKTSMDKKYIKIRGTLVKSYYVIRCENSKINKLEIKNSKIITSKKDKFIHGIGLKSVKSSLEKYNGDLEIEDFKNKFLLQIYIPIDENMTVGATKVPVVL; encoded by the coding sequence ATGTTAGATGTTGAATTAATGTCAAATATAGCTAGATTTGCAAGAGTATTTGTTGAGTATTTAATTTTTATTAAAATATTAAATTGTTTAGAAGTAAAAAAATACAAAAAAATTTATATAGATATCATATTTTTATTAATAGGAGCTTTAGATGCTACAATTATGTTTAATATGGCAACTCAATATTATGGTTTTATAAATAATTTAAAGTGGATAGTATTTATTTTATTTGCAAAATTAAATTATAAAGTAAGTTATTTTAAATCATTATTATATTACTTAACTTATACTACAGCAAATTATATAATCTCAGGGTTTATATTCGATATATCTTATTTTATTATAACAGGAGGTACACCATATACTTTAATTACATCAGAACATAATTTAACTATAATATTTATTATAGAAAATACAATTTCAATGTTTATAAATATGTGTTATATAAGCAAAATTAAGAAATTGAGAAGTATAGATAAAGAAAAATTAAATATTATAATTATAATATGTTGTATAATAAGTAATTTTTCAGTAGCGCTTATAAATACTTTACCTAGTGTTTTGTATATGGTTAAGATTGATCTATATAGTCAAGTTAATGGATTTAATATAAATACAACTCCTAAATTATCCTTTTTAAGTAGCTTTTTACTTTTAATGATAGTTTTTAAAATCATTAAAGATATTAAAGAAAAAAGTGAAGAGAGGTTATTAAAAGAAAAAATAGATATTCAGTACAAGTATTATTTAAATCTTCAAGAATCTCAAAATAAAGTTAAAAAACTTTATCATGATATAAATAATCATATATTTTGTATAAAAAATTTAAGCTCTGAAAAAGAAGATGTAAATAAATATATAAATGAAATGAGTAAAGAATTAAACGAGTTCAAAGAAATACATAATACTGGGAATATGATATTAGATATTATATTAAATGAAAAACAAAATATTTGTAATGAAAATAATATAGATTTAACTTGTGATGTTAATTTTTCTAAATGTAATTTTATAGAAATGACAGATGTATGTAGCATATTTTCAAATATATTAGATAACGCAATAGAAGCATGCAATAAAACTTCTATGGATAAAAAATATATAAAAATAAGGGGAACACTTGTTAAATCATATTATGTTATACGCTGTGAAAATTCAAAAATAAATAAACTAGAAATAAAAAATAGTAAGATTATAACTAGCAAGAAAGATAAATTTATTCATGGAATAGGGCTAAAAAGTGTTAAATCTTCACTTGAAAAATATAATGGAGATTTGGAAATAGAGGATTTTAAAAATAAATTTTTATTACAAATTTATATACCTATAGATGAAAACATGACAGTTGGGGCTACAAAGGTACCAGTTGTACTATAA
- a CDS encoding adenylosuccinate synthase has translation MKTVAIVGSQWGDEGKGKVIDYLATQADVVVRGQGGNNAGHTLVVDGKKYALHLIPSGVLNPETINVIGNGIVFDPKGFLEELAKLNADNIDTKNIKISDRAHVIFPYHKELDALAEEARGDNKIGTTKKGIGPCYMDKTERSGIRICDLMDKDIFAKKLKAQIDAKNKIVKNIYGAEEFDFDAIYNEYLGYAEQIRSYVDDTSVVVYEAIKAGKKVLFEGAQGTLLDLDLGTYPFVTSSHPTSGGFSVGAGVGPNMIKDVVGIVKSYTTRVGEGPFVTELNDETGDKIRTQGREFGTTTGRARRCGWFDAVIVRYAARVNGLTSISLMLLDVLTGFDTVKICTSYKMGDKVLREFPASLEDLAKCEPIYEELEGWSEDLTGMETYEELPENAKKYIAKIEELVGVNVDMVSVGPNRAQTIVRKNIF, from the coding sequence ATGAAGACTGTTGCTATAGTAGGCTCTCAATGGGGAGACGAAGGTAAAGGTAAAGTTATAGACTATTTAGCTACACAAGCTGATGTAGTAGTAAGAGGACAAGGTGGAAACAATGCAGGTCATACATTAGTTGTTGATGGAAAGAAATATGCATTACACCTAATACCATCAGGAGTATTAAATCCAGAAACTATAAATGTAATAGGTAACGGAATAGTATTTGATCCAAAAGGATTTTTAGAAGAATTAGCTAAGTTAAATGCAGATAATATAGATACTAAAAATATAAAAATAAGTGATAGAGCGCATGTTATATTCCCATATCACAAGGAATTAGATGCTTTAGCTGAAGAAGCTAGAGGAGATAATAAAATAGGTACTACTAAAAAAGGTATAGGACCTTGTTACATGGATAAAACAGAGAGATCTGGAATAAGAATATGTGACTTAATGGATAAAGATATATTCGCTAAAAAATTAAAAGCTCAAATAGATGCTAAGAATAAAATAGTTAAGAATATATATGGAGCAGAAGAGTTTGACTTCGATGCTATATACAATGAATACTTAGGGTATGCAGAGCAAATAAGATCTTACGTAGATGATACATCAGTTGTTGTATACGAAGCTATAAAAGCAGGAAAGAAAGTCTTATTTGAAGGAGCTCAAGGTACATTACTAGATTTAGATTTAGGAACGTATCCGTTCGTAACATCTTCTCATCCTACATCAGGAGGATTCTCTGTAGGAGCTGGTGTTGGACCTAACATGATAAAAGATGTTGTAGGTATAGTAAAATCTTACACTACTAGAGTTGGAGAAGGACCATTTGTTACAGAGTTAAACGATGAAACAGGGGACAAGATAAGAACTCAAGGAAGAGAGTTCGGAACAACTACAGGTAGAGCAAGAAGATGTGGATGGTTTGATGCTGTAATAGTTAGATATGCTGCTAGAGTTAATGGATTAACTAGTATATCTTTAATGTTATTAGACGTTTTAACTGGATTTGATACAGTTAAAATATGTACATCTTACAAAATGGGAGACAAAGTTTTAAGAGAATTCCCAGCTTCATTAGAAGATTTAGCTAAGTGCGAGCCTATATATGAAGAGTTAGAAGGATGGTCTGAAGATTTAACAGGTATGGAAACATATGAAGAACTTCCTGAAAATGCTAAGAAATATATAGCTAAAATAGAAGAGTTAGTTGGAGTAAATGTAGATATGGTTTCAGTTGGACCAAACAGAGCTCAAACTATAGTAAGAAAAAATATATTCTAA
- a CDS encoding LytR/AlgR family response regulator transcription factor, whose protein sequence is MIEIILCEDQVEHQKNIEKILQNILYEKNIDYNLNIYSTGEELLNNYNQGADIFILDIQMDEITGMDVARKIREIDKNKPEIIFTTSLIEYIQEGYEVRAYRYLLKPIQYDDFKKHILSCIDEVINKRDKFVLVENKNETYKINIEDITYIEIQRKDMTIHTENKIYETKMTMDKIEKELKNHNFYRCHKSFLVNINYVENIKQYVAILDNKEEILVSRHRFKDFKHKFLSSLGEKLC, encoded by the coding sequence ATGATAGAAATAATTTTATGCGAAGATCAAGTAGAACATCAAAAAAATATAGAAAAAATTTTACAAAATATATTATATGAAAAAAATATTGATTACAATTTAAATATATATTCAACTGGGGAAGAATTACTTAATAATTATAATCAAGGTGCGGATATATTTATACTAGACATTCAGATGGACGAAATAACTGGAATGGATGTAGCTAGAAAGATAAGAGAAATCGATAAAAATAAACCAGAAATAATTTTTACAACGTCACTTATTGAATACATACAAGAAGGATATGAAGTAAGGGCTTATAGATATTTACTAAAGCCTATACAATATGATGATTTTAAGAAACATATTTTGAGCTGTATAGATGAAGTTATAAATAAAAGAGATAAATTTGTGTTAGTTGAAAATAAAAATGAAACTTACAAAATAAATATCGAAGATATAACTTATATTGAAATTCAAAGAAAAGATATGACTATACACACGGAAAATAAAATTTATGAAACTAAAATGACCATGGATAAGATTGAAAAGGAATTAAAAAATCATAATTTTTATAGATGTCATAAAAGTTTCTTAGTGAATATAAATTATGTAGAAAATATAAAACAATATGTAGCTATATTAGATAATAAAGAAGAGATTTTAGTTAGTAGGCATAGATTTAAAGATTTTAAGCATAAGTTTTTAAGTTCTTTAGGAGAAAAGTTATGTTAG